AATGGGTCCTCGCGGCGCATCGATTCCCGCTGGTCGACGCAAGTCGCGAATATGCTGGGCCGCGGCCGCGGTGCTCGTACTGGTGCTGATTGCGGGCGGGGTCTTCCTCGCCACCCGCGACAGCACAACCGAGTTGGTGTCGTCAGCGCCACCCGCGGTGGGCGGGGACCTGCACACCGTCACGGTCGTGGGTGATGCGCTCTATGTCGGCGGGCACGCCGCGGTCGCGGTTTCCCGAGACGGCGGCCGCCAGTGGCAGCCGGTGCCGTCCCTACAGGGGGCAGACGCGATGGGCTGGGCCACCACCGACGACCAGGTCCTGGTAGGCGGCCACCCGGGCCTCTACCGTTCCTCCGATGGCGGCACCACCTTCACCCCGGTAACCGGTGCAGCCGCGATACCCGATGTGCACGCGCTCGGCGGTGCCGGGGCAACGGTGTATGCCGGCTCGCCGCGGGCCGGGTTGCTGGCCTCGACCGACGGTGGGGCCAGCTGGCAGGTGCGGAGCGCCCAAACCGGCCGGTCATTCATGGGGACGATCCTCGTCGACCCGAACAACCCGGACCGACTGATCGCCCCCGACATGTCCGCCGGGCTCACCGCCAGCAACGACGGCGGCCGGACCTGGACGCCGCTCGGCGGCCCCACCGGGGCGATGGCGGCCGCATGGAACCCCACCGACACCCGGCAGATTCTCGGCGTCGGCATGGGCGGCGCCGGCGTCTCCGAAGACGGCGGGGCCACCTGGCGGCCGGTCACCCTACCGATGGGCGCCACTGCCGTCAGCTACGACCAGAGCGGGCGCACCCTGTTCGCCGGTGCGCTGGACGGCCAGCAGGCCCGCGTCTACCGCAGCACCGACAACGGCGCGACATGGACACCGACCGCATGAACGCGGCTCATCCCCCAACCCCGGCCACCGGCCGCCAACCCACGGTCCGCCCATGAGCGACTTAACCCCCGCCCGCCGGTGCCTCGCACCGACGGTGGTCATCCTCGCACTCCTCGCGATCACCGTGGCCGGGCTGCTCGTCGCCACTCTCATGCGCCTGAACAGCGACGATGCATCCATCGACGCCAGCCCGACCGACGCGGTCAGCGCCGCGCCGCCCGCGGAGGTGGAGCGCCCACGCCGCGCTGCACGATATGGCCGCACTCTGCGCGCCCGACACCGACGAGGCGGCGCAACGTCGCATCGAAAGTGACGTCGACCTACTGGTGGCCTTCGCCCGGGCCTATCCCGACGCCAGCTTCCCTATCGACGACGAGACCGGACGGTCACTGGGTCTCCTCCTCATCGCCCGCAAGGAAATGCAGGTCTGCGCCCCCGACCGCGGCCGCCCGCGCCGCACTCCCACCGCAATTCCGGGACGACCCCGCCACCGGCGCCGACGTGCCGCCAGCCGCAGAGGCAACAACACCGAGCACTCCGTAGGCCCGTGCGAAGTACGTCGGCAAAGTTGGCGAATCTTGCTGTGAAACGGGTCCGACACGACCGCGGTCAGGAGCAGCCGCACCCGAAGCCGATCGGGCCCACACCGAACAGGGCAGGAAGCGCCCGCAGCTTACGGCGCGGTGCGACCGGTCCGGTCGATTGGGCACTCTCGCCCAATCTCCACGTGCTCAGACAATTGGGCGGTTCTCTCCTTCCGCAGGGTAGCTCCGTCGCAGATCACGACGGACCATAGCCGGGGGACGGGGAGGGCGTCATCCCCGCCAGCGTGCGAGCACCAATCACAATCGGGGCTTCGCCGCAAAGCTCCGGTTCGGGGACACGACCTTCCTGGATATCAGCCCGAGAACTCATCTACTATCTAGGTACGTAGATAGTAGATGAGGGTTCGTGGATGAAAATCCCGGTCCGGTTCGGAGGAAGTCATGCAGCAGTTACTTCTAGGGGTAGCAGTCCTGGCCTGCCCGATCGGGATGGGTCTGATGATGTGGATGATGATGCGCGGCGGGCAGAACAAGGGAGCCGATGACGCGAGCGAGCAACAGCAACTCAGGCAGTTGCGCGAGGAGATCAACGCGCTCAAGGCCGACCGCGTTGAGCGGCAGGGGTCCTGATGTCCACGTGGATTGCCGCCGTCATTGCGGCCGCCGCGCTGACCTCCACCTATTTCTTCTGCATCCGGCCGATGCGCCGCGGCCACAGTAGATGCGCGAGGCCTGCGGGGTCTGGGTCGGTGAGCCGGCAGGTGGCGGAATTGCGAAAGGAACTTCAAACACTCCAGAGGCAGGACTCGGCGGCGAAGAACGCAGCGCCGGCGCCGTCTGCCCGCGGTGGGTCGAGTCCGCTGACGGCAGGTGGTGATGTCGATGACTGAGCTCTTCCTTCGAGCGGCCGACACCGACCGTAATCAGATCGCCATCACGCTGGAGCGCGAGGTCGGCACCGGGCGGTTGACGCTGGACGAATACTCCGACCGTATTACGGCGGCATACCGCGCGCACGCTCGGGGAACTGGCGGCTTTGACGAGCGATCTGCCGCCATCGGCTCCGGCACCGGCCCCGGCTCATCCCGGCCACAAGACATTTGGGCCGATGGTCATTGGCCTGTCCGTACTGCTGGCCGGACTGTTGGTCACATTCGCCGGTTCTCCGACAGCTGCCGCAATGACGGCGATGATGACACCGGGCATGGGGTGTGGATGAGCGTGTGCGCTCACTGGCGGGTAGCGGATGGTATCGACTCGTAGACGGTGACTCCCGGCTGAGGCAGCGGCTCCCCGGCCGGGCCGACGGAGCGAGCGGCCCGCCCGTTTCCTCCCTACCAGCCCTTCGCCTCGACGCGCACGGTGAGGCACGCGCAGACAGTGCGTCGTCGCATCTGGTCGGGGCGGACACTGGGATGCGAGCACTTCGCCCCAGAGGGACACAAGACTTCGATGCCAGCACCACGCGCTCGCGGCCGGGGGTCACGCTCGAGGTCCCGTTTTCGGCCGGCGGCGGCCCGGCGAGGACCACCCTGGGGGTCGGAGTACGGCGTCGAGGCGCTCAAGTCACGTCATTAGACAGGCGTGATAGCCGAGTGCTGTCGATGGTGTCGACAACGTCTGTGGGGCTGTGGTGGTGCAGGTCGAGGGCGACGACGGTGCACCCCTTGGTGGTCCACGTGTGACGGACGCCGGGAAGGTCGTCGAGGGCGTCGTCGATCAGCAATGCGCAGCTGCCGCAGTGCATGCCCTCGACTCGGAAGGTGTGTGTTGTGGACATGGTTGATACTCCTTGCACAAGTGTTGAACGAGGGTGCCGCGGAGTTTGCAGCAGAGAGTCGGTCGAACGCGGACGCCCGTCGCCTGCGTCACACCCGCACTGGTCGCGAGAATCTTTCCCGCTTCGCAGGTCGAGTCGCTCCAATGGAGAGGCTGCACAAGTGTTCGGTGACAACGAGGACGCCCACCGTCGCCGAGTAGAGAAGGCACCGATCAGACGTCTCGACGAGATCGGCGCACGATCTGGACCATTCCGCACCAACGCCGGGTGTCCGGCAGTGCACTGCTGCGGTGCAAAGCGGTGGACTGGTCGGTCGGCAGCGGCGCGCCGACCAGAACCTCCGTCACTGAGCTCGACACCGCTCCCGCCCGGGTTGGGGCGCTGGGCCGACCGGACGATGCCGCGGACGCTGTGATGCCTCCCATTCCGGGCGGGCGCGGGTGGTCGCCGCTGAGGAGTGGTTAGCCGGGCATCATCGCTGCGCACATTTCGGACATCTGGCCGCCGATCATCGTGTACCCATCCCCTCGGCGGCCGGGGAATGGCTGGCACGTAGCAGGGTTGTGCCAACAAGACCGATGGGGTCAAAGAGGAACGCGAGCAGGAATAGTCTCCCTTCGCGATACCTCTTGATGCCTAGGCCGAGAGCGCGGTTCCGGCGTCGCGATTGCCGACGCCGATGAACCTCCTGCGTGGCAACGAGTCCGACCGCGACGACTGCTCCTTTACATGCCGGGCCCCAAGTGTCAACCTACCTGTCTGCCAAGCCGAAGGTACCGGTGGGGTCACCGGGTAGACGCCGAGAGCGCTGAGCCGGATCAGTCCTGCGGCAACGCACCAGTCGCGTCTTCATGCGATCAGTCTGGGGACGACACCGACACGTGTGGCGGTCGTGGTTCATCTTCTCCTTTGGCCAGATGGCGGCCGGGCGATGGCCTGAAGGCATCGTCCGCCCGGCAGGCCGAGTGTCGCGGTGAACCAGGCGACGTTTCCGGCATCACCGTTAACCATATTCAGGTGGTGTAGTCGAGTCGGGTCATCATACCGGCGTCCATGTGGTACCCGTTGTGGCAGTGGATCATCCAGTCGCCGGGGTTGTCGGCGACGAGATCGACGGCGACCGATTGCATGGGTAGGACCACGACGGTGTCCTTGCGTGGCCCGGCAGACCCGTCCGGTTTGACGACCTGGAAGGTGTGCCCGTGCAGGTGCATCGGATGCCACATCATGGTCATGTTGGTGAACGTCAGACGGGCGCGCTGGCCTTGCCGGATGGTCAATGGTTCGGTGTCGGCGAAGGTGCGCCCGTTGATCTTCCAGGTATAGCTCGTCATGTCCCCGCCGAGATCGGCCTTCAGGTTCACATCGGGCTGCCCCTGCGGCAGCATCACGTTCTCGGTCGCCACAAAGTTGTCGACGGTCCCGACTCGGCCGTTGAGCTCGGCGGGCTGATATGTCGGTGCCGGTGCGGAGCCGGCTCCGGTGGTCAGTAGGGCTTGCGCCTGCGCGTTCTTGCCCTCAGCCATCGCTACCAGAGGGAAGATGCCGTCCTTGGCGGTCACAATGACGTCGTACCGTTCTCCCATTCCCAGCAGCAGGGCGTCTACCTCGACTGGCTGGACCGGGAAGCCGTCGGTGTGGGTGACGGTCATTTTGTGTTCGGCGAGTGCGACCCGAAACGCGGTGTCCGCTCCGGCGTTGATGATGCGGATCCGTACGCGCTGACCGGGTTTGGCCGAGAAGGTTGTCGGGGCTTCTGGTATGCGGCCGTTGATCAGATAGTAGGGGTAGCTGACATCGCCGACATCCCCGCCCAGCAGGGCGCTGGCGCCCACGCCGTCGGACATCGTTGCGCCGGGTGCTGGTGGGCTACTGGGTTGGGTTCCCTGATCCATTCCGGGCATGCCGCTCATCCCGGGCATTCCCGACATGCCGCCCGACTCTGTGCCCATGGATCCCATCCCGCCTTTGCGAAGGTCGGAAAGGATGTCCTGTGGGCTCTTGCCGACGCCGTCGGTCCAGTCGTCGAGGACCACGATCCACTCGGTGTCGTAGGTTCCGGTCTCGCCAGGATCATCGACGATGACCGGTAGGTAGAGCCCGTAGTCCGTGTCCATCCCGACATGCGGGTGCGCCCAGTAGGTGCCGGAGTGCGGGACCGAGAATTGGTAGGTGAAGCTCTGGCCCGGCGCGATGTCGGGGCTGGCAGGCATTGCCCCATCCATGTCGTTGCGGAGGGCGATGCCGTGCCAGTGCACCGAAGTGGGGCGGTCCAGCCGGTTCGTCACTTTCACGGCCAACTCGTCTCCGATGCTGGCGCGGATCGGGGTTCCGGGCACGGTGTCGCCGTACACCAGCGTGCGCACCCTCGGTCCGCCCAGGTCGATCTCGGTGTTCTGTGGGGTAAGGCTGTAGTTCACCGTACGTCCGGTGTGTGGCCGTGTGGCCTCGGCTGCGGTTATCGCACTTTCATCGATCACTGTCCCATTGGGATTTGTCGGGGTACGGGAGCAGGCCGACAGCACGATGCCACCGAGGCCGACCCCCGCGGCAGTGAGAAATGCCCGCCGACTGAGGCCGAGTGGGGACTGGGTGCTGTCGCTCATGTGCTTCCTTCAGTTCTCGGGCGTGGGGGTGGTGCGTCCTCAGCCTCAGTGCGTCGTGACCGGAACCGGTGTTGCTTGGATGAGGATTTGATGAAGGTTGCCGTCCCTTGACGTTGGTCCTCTGTTTAGGGGAATTCGGCTGGCGCCACGGGGAGCACGAGGTCGAGCCGGGCCCCGTGTCCGCGGCCCTCACTGAACGCGGTCAGCGCACCCCCGTGGGCGTGCACGAGACTGCGTGCGATCGTCAGCCCGAGGCCGCTGCCGTCCGGGCGGCGGGCGGGGTCGAGGCGGTGGAAACGGCCGAACACCGCCTCGAGCTGATCCGCCGGGATTCCGTCGCCCGTGTCCTGCACGCTGATCTGCACGTGCTCTGGGTCGGCCAGCGAGGTAGTGATGGCGACTGCGCCGCCGGCCGGGGTATGCCGCAGGGCATTCTCGAGCAGGTTCGCCAGTACCTGCTCGATACGTTGTCGATCGAGCGGCAACACCGGAAGGCGCGAGAGGCGAACCGACAGCGCGATGTCCTCGTCTGCGAACCGCGGGGCCGCGGCCGCAGCAGCCGCGGACACAACCTGCGATAGATCGACTTCCTGCAGGTTCAGTACGAGCGCGTTCTCGTCCACCGCGGATAGGTCGGCCATGTCCGACGCCAGCCGCCGGAGCCGGTCGAGTTGGTTTCGCATGACGTCCCAGGACGAGCCGTCCGCCGGCAGTACGGCGTCTTCCAATCCCTCCAGGTATGCGTCGAGTGTGGCAACGGGGGTCCGTAACTCATGTGCTAGATCGGCCAGCATCTGCGCGCGGATGCGTTCCGTGCGATCCAATCGCCCGGCCATGTCGGCGAACGCCCGCTCAAGTCGCGCGAAATCCTCGTCCGATCCGGATGTCGTGGCGCTGAATGTGTATCGGCCATGGGCGACATCGTCGGCGGCCGCAACGAGCCGGCTTACCGGGGCTGTGATCCGGCGGACCAGGAGCCACGACGCGACTGTCGCGGCGGTCAGGGCGAACGCGGCACCGGCAGAGAGCGCCGTCGCGACGGTGAGCGCGAACGCCTGCTCGACGTGTGATCGCACCGTCGGGTTGTCAACACCGGCAGCAGAGAGGTGGATACGGAACAACGGGGTGGCCACCATTGAGGCCACCGCGGTCAAAATGACAGCGCCGACGAGCAAAACCAGCAACTGGGCTACCAGCAGCCGACCGCGCAAACCCAGGGACCTCACCCCGCCACCATCCCGTAGCCGACGCCGCGCACGGTGCGAATGAATCGCGGGGCTCCCGCATCGTCGCCTAGTTTGTAGCGCAATGCTCTGATGTGGACATCGACGACGTGTTCATCGCCGAACCACCCCGGACCCCACGCCGCCTCGATGATCTGACGTCGACCCAGCGCTGCGCGTGGCCGCGCCGATAGTGCCTTCAGCACATCGAACTCGGTGCGCGTGAGGTCTATCGGTTTTCCGTCGACCGTCACTGTTCTGGCCACCGGATCGAGCTCCAGTGGCCCGAACCGACGCACCGGCTCCTCGCTTCCCCCCGATGGCGTGCTTGCCGATCGGGGCCGGCGCAGCATCGCCTTGATCCGAGCCACCAGCTCGCGCGGCCCGAACGGCTTCACTACATAGTCATCGGCACCCACCGACAGGCCCACGACCTTGTCCAGCTCGTCGCCGCGAGCTGTCAACATCAGCACGTAGGCATCCGAGAACGTGCGCAGCCGTCGACACACTTCGACCCCGTCAAACCCCGGCAGCATCAGATCGAGGACCACCAGGACCGGATCGGCCTCCCGAGCGGTCTCGATCGCCGACGGCCCGTCGTGAGCGAGTACGACCTCGAATCCCTCCCTTCTCAGATAGCTGGCGATCACACCGGCCAACGCCACCTCGTCGTCGACCACCAGAATCCGCTGCGTACCGCCGCTCACCGTGCCAGGTTATCGGCAACAGCCACAGTGCAACTATCTGCGGTGTGGGACGTTCAGGACATCGACCGAGGCCCGATAAGTAGCCTCGTCGATCTCGCCGGAGGCAAACCTACGATCCAGGATTTGTCGAGGGTCCTCTCCGACGCGAGGTTGTCGGGGGAAGACCCACACAATCGCCCAGGCCAGGACACCAATCACCAGAAGCCAGAAACCCGCCATTCCGATCATCATCCAGCCGGCTCCGCCGTACAAATCCATCATCACATCGACCTCCAACTGTTCTTCCTTCACTGTGCCTGGCTTGACCTGTCAGAAAGGCCACGCAACCCATGAAGATTTCGTAAAGGAAGCCCACAACACTGCGTGGGATTAGAAGCGCGACGATCTCGGATCGCCGAGACGGTGAACGGACGCATTACGGATGCAGATGCCGATTGACCTATACCCATACAGGGTATAGGTTCAATCTAAACCTACGTGACCGATCGGAACTGTGCGCCGCGAGAGAGGAGACGGTGATGACTACCGCGAAAGGCGAGCGGACGATGCATCCTGAACCCGGGGCTGACAGCACCAACATCGAGGACATCAGCATGGCGGCGGTGAGCGTGTGGATCGTCGTCGCAGTCCACCTCGACGGGCGAGCACACTGGCTGGAGCTGCCAGACTCATTCTTCACCTGGTGGCATGCGCTGTTGTACGGCGGCCTTGGCCTGTCGATCGCACTGCTGGTGATGATGGGTATTCGCCGTCACGCTCCGCGCGAGTCGTGGGTGAGCGCGGCGGCGGCACCTCCCCGCGGATACGGCTGGGCGCTGATCGGCGCGTTGATCTTCGGCGCCGCCGGGATTGGAGATATGTTGTGGCACTCGATTTTCGGTATTGAGACGGGCATCGATGCACTACTGAGTCCGACACACCTGCTGCTATTCGGTGGTGCCGCACTCCTCTTCAGCGGGCCTGTCCTAGCCGCCCGCGCGAAGACCCCCGATGCGACGACGTGGAAAGCTCCCCCCATGCTTGCAGCTGCCTCGATCGCAGCAATGGCGGGATTTGCTCTGAGCTATCTATCCGCGTTCACCACCGACGCCCCGCTACGCACCGTGGAGAACTTTCCGGAGGGCACCGCCGAGCATGCCGCCACCGAAACGCCGGCGGTCGCCGGCCTTGCAAGCTATCTGATCACGTCGTTGGTGTTGGTGGTGCCCCTGGCGTATCTGCTTCGATCGCGACGCCTCCCGTTCGGTGCAATCACCGTGTTCGTGACGGCTCTCGCGTTGCTCGCTGTGATGGTGCAGGACTTCACCGACTTGTCGGTGGTTCTCGCCGTGCTCGTTGCCGGGCTCATCATCGACGTTGTACTCGCGGTCGCAGGACGCAGCGTGTCCTCACACCTGCGAACGCTCGGCATTGCCTTCACTGTTCCTCTCGCCATCTGGTCGGCACAATTGGTCGAGCTGCAACTCAGCGAAAGAATTAGATGGTCGCCGGAACTTGCCGTCGGCGCCGTGCTCGTATCAGCCATGGTTTCGACAGGGGTAGTACTGGTGCTCGCCTACACCGGCGATGCCGGGTACCGGACCAACGCGTCGTACAGGAACGGACACCGAAATCGCCGCAACCATACCGATCCCATCCACGGCAGCGATGCGGTGCGGTCGAGCCGGTAGACTCCTACAGTCCAAGTCCAGGGTGGTGGGAAGACCGCGGCCGACACGTGTGGCGCCATGGAGGGTGCGGAATGAACGGGTCGAACGCTGTCGCAGTGTTGTTCGTCGATCTATCCGGATTCACGGCGCTCACGGAAGTTCACGGCGACACCGAAGCCGCCGACGTAGCCGAGCACTTCGCGGAGCTCACTCGCGCAGTGCTCACTTCGCCCGACCGACTCGTCAAGACAATCGGCGATGCGGTCTTGTTGACCTCGACGACCCCCACCTCGGGACTCGAACTGATCCGTCGGATTCTCGAAACCTGCAGCGAGGCCGACCACTTTCCGGCCCTCCGCGTCGGCGCACACGTCGGACCGATCGTCGAACGTCACGACGACATCTTCGGTACGACGGTCAACCTTGCTGCGCGCATTACCGCTGCAGCCGCAGGCGGACAGATCCTCACCAGCCGCCCGATCGCAGAGGCAGCCCACGCCGCGGGGATCGGCGTCCTTGACATCGGCCTGATGTCCTTCAGGAATCTGATGACACCCGTGGCGCTGTTCGACCTCGACTTCGGTGCGACCACTGCGTCGGGCGGCGTGGACCCGGTATGCCGAATGCGCATTCGCACATCAACTGCTGCGGGCCGACTGCACCACCGCGGCACCGATTACCAGTTCTGTTCCTTGGCCTGCGCTGCCGCGTTCGCCGAAGACCCCGAACGGTTCTCTGAACCGTAACCGGATAAGAGGCGAACCCGCCAGAGGAAGCAGCGCACCGCAGGATCGTCAACGGAGCCGATTCGACCGACTACTATGTCCGATAGTAGTGACGATCCGTCGTCAATCCGTGACGCGGCACAGCCAACACAATCGAAGGAGGATGTCATGCCCTTTCACGGTCGCCGGACAATCGGGCTCGTCGCGGGCATTGTCGCCAGTGTTGTGCTGACGCCGGCTGCTCCATTCCGACGTCGCAGACCTCCTCCCCGTTACCTTGTTCACGGTTCTTCACAGAACGGCTACGGTCGCCAGACCCGATATGACTCCTTGCCCCTGTCTCTCGCATGATCCGGGGGGGTGGTGTCGCCGGGTGTGGTGGTGTCGACGGACCGCTGTTAGGGACACGGCCAACCGAAATTAGGTAGGTCTCTTTGTAACGTGGGTGCCGGGCGGACCGCATCCCCTATTCTCGACCGCTCGCGCCGACTCTGCACACGGATCCAAGCCGACAGATCCCGTCAAATTTCCGGTGGAGAAACCAGGGATACTGCGACAAGATGTAGTTCACGCCAATTGCTGCGCACCGACGGACCGTGCTGGATGCGAATGCAACATCGCAGATGGCGGTCAGTCCGCGTGCCGTGTAAACGCTTCGTTCACCCGCCGACCCTCAATTCGACCCGTGCCTGGGGGTCTGCATCCCAAAGAGATGTCAGGACAGAGCAATAGGATTCGATCGCCGCCGCGCAGGTGGTCGCCGGCGGCACCGCCCCCTGACCGGAACCGATGATCGCCCCGGCAAGAAAGAGCACCCGATTGGCGAGCGCTGCCGCCACGCTGCCGAGTTCCGCGACATCCCCGCCAATGCGGGCGGCCGCATCCATCACTTGGTCGGGAAGTACCGGTACCTGGTCAGCGAGAATGGTATGCCCAGTTCCATGTGCGATCGGATACTGTGATCTCCCCTTGCTGTAGTGACGTAGGCGCGATTCCGCCGTCCTGATCACCCCTCGCAGACACCGCACGTGGACCCGAAGCCTGCGGGGTCTACTGATGTGTCGGGCGGTAATGGCGGGCAGTTCACGTAAACCATCAGCTGACCGGTCGAGACTGGCACCCTTCAACACGGTGGGCACCAGTTCTCGAATCAACCAATCGGTGAGAGCAGCCGTCGCCTCGTTCGTCGCCGGTACTGTGATCACCGGCACGGCAGACGATTCCATCAGTCTGTTCCAATCTCCACGCTCGGCGCCAGAGCCGAGGAGTTAGATACGTCCAGGCGCCGCGGGGGAATCGCCCAGTTCGTCGGCTGCCATGTCTTCGGCGAGGGCGCTCGAAGCCGTGTGGTGGTTGCCGGTATGGGCTTCCGCACGCATCCGCGCGACCATGTGCGGGTAGTGCATCTCGAACGCAGGACGCTCGGAACGGATCGGGGGCAGCTCGGTGAAGTTGTGCCGCGGCGGCGGGCAGCTGGTGGCCCACTCGAGGGAGTTGCCGAACCCCCACGGGTCGTCGACGGTCACGACTTCACCGTACCGGTAGCTCTTGAAGACGTTCCAGATGAACGGCACCGTCGAAGCACCCAGGACGAAGGAACCGATCGTGGAGATTGAGTTCAGGACCGTGAAGCCGTCCGAGGGCAGGTAGTCGGCGTAGCGGCGCGGCATACCT
This genomic window from Rhodococcus oxybenzonivorans contains:
- a CDS encoding DUF1707 SHOCT-like domain-containing protein; amino-acid sequence: MTELFLRAADTDRNQIAITLEREVGTGRLTLDEYSDRITAAYRAHARGTGGFDERSAAIGSGTGPGSSRPQDIWADGHWPVRTAGRTVGHIRRFSDSCRNDGDDDTGHGVWMSVCAHWRVADGIDS
- a CDS encoding SHOCT domain-containing protein, giving the protein MKEEQLEVDVMMDLYGGAGWMMIGMAGFWLLVIGVLAWAIVWVFPRQPRVGEDPRQILDRRFASGEIDEATYRASVDVLNVPHRR
- a CDS encoding response regulator transcription factor — translated: MSGGTQRILVVDDEVALAGVIASYLRREGFEVVLAHDGPSAIETAREADPVLVVLDLMLPGFDGVEVCRRLRTFSDAYVLMLTARGDELDKVVGLSVGADDYVVKPFGPRELVARIKAMLRRPRSASTPSGGSEEPVRRFGPLELDPVARTVTVDGKPIDLTRTEFDVLKALSARPRAALGRRQIIEAAWGPGWFGDEHVVDVHIRALRYKLGDDAGAPRFIRTVRGVGYGMVAG
- a CDS encoding WD40/YVTN/BNR-like repeat-containing protein encodes the protein MPSRTSPTPQMGPRGASIPAGRRKSRICWAAAAVLVLVLIAGGVFLATRDSTTELVSSAPPAVGGDLHTVTVVGDALYVGGHAAVAVSRDGGRQWQPVPSLQGADAMGWATTDDQVLVGGHPGLYRSSDGGTTFTPVTGAAAIPDVHALGGAGATVYAGSPRAGLLASTDGGASWQVRSAQTGRSFMGTILVDPNNPDRLIAPDMSAGLTASNDGGRTWTPLGGPTGAMAAAWNPTDTRQILGVGMGGAGVSEDGGATWRPVTLPMGATAVSYDQSGRTLFAGALDGQQARVYRSTDNGATWTPTA
- a CDS encoding multicopper oxidase family protein → MSDSTQSPLGLSRRAFLTAAGVGLGGIVLSACSRTPTNPNGTVIDESAITAAEATRPHTGRTVNYSLTPQNTEIDLGGPRVRTLVYGDTVPGTPIRASIGDELAVKVTNRLDRPTSVHWHGIALRNDMDGAMPASPDIAPGQSFTYQFSVPHSGTYWAHPHVGMDTDYGLYLPVIVDDPGETGTYDTEWIVVLDDWTDGVGKSPQDILSDLRKGGMGSMGTESGGMSGMPGMSGMPGMDQGTQPSSPPAPGATMSDGVGASALLGGDVGDVSYPYYLINGRIPEAPTTFSAKPGQRVRIRIINAGADTAFRVALAEHKMTVTHTDGFPVQPVEVDALLLGMGERYDVIVTAKDGIFPLVAMAEGKNAQAQALLTTGAGSAPAPTYQPAELNGRVGTVDNFVATENVMLPQGQPDVNLKADLGGDMTSYTWKINGRTFADTEPLTIRQGQRARLTFTNMTMMWHPMHLHGHTFQVVKPDGSAGPRKDTVVVLPMQSVAVDLVADNPGDWMIHCHNGYHMDAGMMTRLDYTT
- a CDS encoding cation transporter, with product MSTTHTFRVEGMHCGSCALLIDDALDDLPGVRHTWTTKGCTVVALDLHHHSPTDVVDTIDSTRLSRLSNDVT
- a CDS encoding adenylate/guanylate cyclase domain-containing protein, with protein sequence MNGSNAVAVLFVDLSGFTALTEVHGDTEAADVAEHFAELTRAVLTSPDRLVKTIGDAVLLTSTTPTSGLELIRRILETCSEADHFPALRVGAHVGPIVERHDDIFGTTVNLAARITAAAAGGQILTSRPIAEAAHAAGIGVLDIGLMSFRNLMTPVALFDLDFGATTASGGVDPVCRMRIRTSTAAGRLHHRGTDYQFCSLACAAAFAEDPERFSEP
- a CDS encoding HAMP domain-containing sensor histidine kinase; translation: MRSLGLRGRLLVAQLLVLLVGAVILTAVASMVATPLFRIHLSAAGVDNPTVRSHVEQAFALTVATALSAGAAFALTAATVASWLLVRRITAPVSRLVAAADDVAHGRYTFSATTSGSDEDFARLERAFADMAGRLDRTERIRAQMLADLAHELRTPVATLDAYLEGLEDAVLPADGSSWDVMRNQLDRLRRLASDMADLSAVDENALVLNLQEVDLSQVVSAAAAAAAPRFADEDIALSVRLSRLPVLPLDRQRIEQVLANLLENALRHTPAGGAVAITTSLADPEHVQISVQDTGDGIPADQLEAVFGRFHRLDPARRPDGSGLGLTIARSLVHAHGGALTAFSEGRGHGARLDLVLPVAPAEFP